A single window of Homalodisca vitripennis isolate AUS2020 unplaced genomic scaffold, UT_GWSS_2.1 ScUCBcl_620;HRSCAF=3037, whole genome shotgun sequence DNA harbors:
- the LOC124370888 gene encoding uncharacterized protein LOC124370888, with translation MSNDDVSYLVENDEVWRCDPCAQTRRKSMVLESKTSVSYDDVLKLVTEIKDDFKRVETSLGGSLNACHEEIAQIKDLVNKQREELTAWAKIAEDLRSENASLRRQVSSLEARMDEAEQYSRRNTLEIHGIPVEKKGENVVSLVKMVGRALDYPVEDGMIDACHRLRTRDGSGKPPGIVVKMVRRLDAEGLLQKRRVKRNLNTHDLGHTSRPADVVYVNESLAPGRRKLLNAARQVKKDKAYTYLWIRGGKILMRKNAGDRVKVVTTMDDLANL, from the coding sequence ATGAGTAACGACGATGTCAGTTATTTGGTGGAGAACGATGAAGTGTGGAGATGTGACCCGTGTGCTCAGACACGCCGTAAGAGTATGGTCCTTGAGTCCAAGACCAGTGTGTCTTACGATGATGTTCTCAAGCTTGTGACAGAGATTAAAGATGACTTCAAGCGAGTTGAGACTAGCCTCGGCGGCTCTTTAAACGCCTGTCACGAGGAGATAGCCCAGATCAAGGATCTGGTCAACAAGCAGAGGGAGGAGTTGACAGCGTGGGCGAAGATTGCTGAGGATCTGAGGAGTGAGAATGCTTCCCTTCGCCGTCAGGTCTCAAGTCTGGAGGCCAGGATGGACGAGGCAGAGCAATACTCGCGGCGTAACACCCTTGAGATACATGGCATCCCAGTGGAGAAGAAAGGTGAGAACGTGGTGAGTCTGGTGAAGATGGTGGGAAGGGCCCTCGACTACCCCGTGGAAGACGGCATGATCGACGCGTGTCATAGACTCCGCACGAGGGACGGTTCCGGGAAACCACCTGGAATCGTCGTGAAGATGGTTAGGAGGTTGGACGCTGAGGGTCTGCTGCAGAAGCGGAGGGTGAAGAGGAACCTCAACACACATGACCTAGGACATACTTCGAGACCTGCAGATGTGGTGTATGTGAATGAGAGCTTGGCTCCTGGTCGTCGCAAACTTCTCAATGCTGCGCGCCAAGTGAAGAAAGACAAGGCTTACACCTACCTCTGGATAAGAGGTGGCAAGATCCTAATGAGGAAGAATGCAGGCGATCGTGTGAAGGTAGTAACAACTATGGACGATCTGGCAAACttgtaa